The nucleotide window cttttttttctggcccCTCCTTCAATTCACTTTATTCGTCAATCAACGAGAGGTACGCCCCACGGGGACGCCACATTAAAGCCCCCCTTCAGTTTATGCTGAATTGTGTTTGTCTAGAGTAACTTCCACTCACCCATTGCGATTTTTTATCTCTCTTAACGCCATTTGTTCGTTAAAATTTGACTCACTCTTTTCCATATGTTTGTTTAAGACATGTTTATGTGCCTAACAATTGGGCAGCGTTTAATGtgccacttcttccccccctgtggaacGCACATCCGGGCGATCTGCAAATTTTTGATTTAATATTTTGCTATCCCCAAAACACCAAACCGCACAATGGATAGAGTGCTGTTGAAATACATTTTTGACGAACTGTGTACCAGTttcaacaaaaaggaaaaaacctcttacagtaaaaaaaaagaagacagTGATGACAACAGTCAGAATCAAGTTAACTACTGCATAACGCTGCAGGAGTTGTTCGAAAATTTggagagaaataaaaacgtgCACATGGATGTGCACATGAAGAGAGAAGTGCTGCGAGTTTTGTATTACTGCAAAGATGTAAGCATGTCACAGCAGGGGAAGAATGCGGCCGCGCCCGAACAACTCGGCAAGCCGCGGGCGAACAGTTGTAGAGCCCACCTAGACCAATACAACAACAGTGTTGAATCACCCCTGGAGGAAGACCCAAATAGCCTCCTAAACGCAGCCACTGAAATCAGCCTCTACATAAACAACATCTACATATACAACAAGCACAATCTGTTTTACTACGAACGAATTAAGGAGTGCAAAGAGAAAATTTTGATCCTGTTGTACATCGTTTCGGGCAAGTACGACGGACTAATTCAGAGCTCTCTGGCCAAGTACCTCAACATGGATGTCAAAATGGTGCACTACCACCTAAAGGTACTTTTCCAGTATttgctaataaaaaaaataagcatcAACATAAGCAGCATGGAGAAAACATTAGACTATAGCAACCACAACGCACATAGtaacagcagcagcagcaacacCATAAAGTTAAACCCCTCCTACATCCTATActttaacatttattttatatacaatttgCTGCccatatttataaagaacGTGCTATACTCGCAGAACGTCCTTtcgataaataaaattattttacaccTCCTAAAGAGGTTCATTATAATACCACAGAAAATTTTGTCcctcatatttttcaaactGCTAATTGTGTACAACCCGTActattatatacaaattaaaaaggcgCTGAAAATTTTCAATTCCATTTTGTCCCACCTCAtttgtaagaaaaaaataatcatgtgcaaaattaaaatccATTCATCGTACGAAAATTGCtatttaaattatgaaaataaagataaaataaattacgaCAATATTATTAACTTTCTCATTCTGTTTTACTACAACTATGATTACCTCATCAAGTTTATAAACAAATCTTGCTACTTGATGTGTGAAGATTATGTCCAGAAAATTGAATTCAAAAATGAGTTCTTCAGGAGCAACGTTACCAAAGAGAGTGCCTGGGACCAACTGGGGATGCacctaaaaaggggggacacCTCCACCCAGTCGGCACAGCATCATAGCGAGAGGGGTGCCCTCCACGGGAAGGTCGAGCACTCGAAAGGTCACACGATAGGGAGTACGCCGTGTCGCCAAACGGATAATAGCGCACCTGATGGGGACCCACCCCCGATGAGCCGCGTCCACCCAAACGAAAGCGCCGTCGACGCACCTCAAAGGGACATCCCCttgggggaagaagaaaacatcttcatgaatgaaaaaaactgcaATTTGCAAATAAACGAGTTCAAAAATTACATGGATTTAAACATCCACGACAGACTTAACGACACGGACTATTACTCCAGCTCTCATAACGGGAAGGAAGAATCAAGCGAATCAGAGTTTTCCTTTCTctatggaaataaaaaagccgACGATTTGCCGAAACAAACCGAAGAAATTAACAAACCGATTGAAgatggaaacaaaaaatcgTCCTCCTCACAATCGTCTGCCTCTTCCACATTTGACAGCGATTCGGATAACAACGCCTACACCAATCACTCTGGtaggaataaaaatttgctctTGAACCACCTCTCACTGTACAACAAAATTAAGTACCTAATTATGAGCAAAGGGATAAGCGGAATGACGACTAAGGAAATCTCGCAGGTACTCCTCATGTCCatcaaaaaaacaaacaccTTTCTTAGCAAGCTCGTTCGAAACAAagaagttgtaaaaattccAGAAAGGAAGGACAAAAGTTTTATGTATCGATTTATTGACAATTACATGTACCAGTATGTGCAGAAGAGGCCGCGGGCCCTTGCCGGCAAGGCTAATCAAACGTTGCAAGGTGTAATAAAAAGTGACGAGGTAGCTCCAGGGGAGGAAATCACTGTAGATGATCAGTCCTTAAAAGGGAACAGAAATGTTCTTCCCACTGACCAAATGATGAGCGGCTCACCAGACCAAAACGGTAGTGCCCCCCCAACGGATAACCTCACCGTAAGTACCATCCAACCGACCGAAAAACCAAACAGGTACAACACCACGCAGGAAAACTTTAGTCACATCCAATTTAACAAACTAAACGAATCCCTAAATGTGTTAAACTATATCAACACGGTGAACGAAATAGACATGAACGTGTTGACCTACATCATACCGAAGCAGAAGGACTCAGTGGACAGTTTCGCCAACTACAAAGATTTTTTTGACCATTATGTGAAGAACTTCAAAACTTTTGAAGATAAATATGATTTGTACACGTGCagttttcatttcttttactacttaaaatttgttctCAAACGGGACATCAGCAATTCCACCCCCAGATGCAGCAGTGCAGAGGTGAGGAAGCAGAAGAGTCAGACTGCCACTCTAAAAGAATCTACAAACGATGAAACGTTCGCAATGTGCCAAGATGACCCCACCTTAAATAAGGTAGACTCATCCGAAAAAGACATCGATTTTATTAAGTACTTCATGGAAGATACGACCAAGTTAAAAAGTAACCTCTTTATTAAGAgactcttcattttttgccacttccTGCTAAGTTCCAAGGTGACTACATTTCGGTACCTCCAAGATTTATTCATCACCATAGAGAACAATGGAAGGACGATTGACAGGAAATCCGTTCAAAGGCTTTTTAATTACTCCACCAAAATTAATGCCTTCTTTAAAAAGTACACTCTTCTTAACAGCAAAACGGTTAAGTACTACTTCTACGATTCGAATGCCCTATCCGAAAAGCAGTCTAACGATTTGTATGCAAAAATTCAACAGGACTATGCCATTTCGTCGTATAAGCATGCGAACCCTAATGATAAAAcgaataaagaaaaaacagaatatTATAACATATCCAGTGGTAACATCATCAGTAAGAAGTTTAAATACACcgttaatattttcaacgACAAAGCGAAAGGTATCACCGATTCTGCGCAGCAAGGGGGGATCCCCACAAAAGATGATTCCAACGTGACCGCACAGATGCACAGTAACGAGGCAGATGGTGCTTATTTTTCGTCCAACCGGGAAAAGGCACTGGAAGAAGATTTTATCGATCTGACGGAGTATCCTGAAAATGGTCCCCACAGGGGAGTATCATCGTACAATTTTTCAGCTCCATGTGAAGACCCCAATATGTGGCCCATCACTCTCTACAATGGAGAAGCGAATATAAATGCCCCTAATGATAACCTCCACGGCACAAAAGATAGATGCAACCAGACGGGTTCTAATTTGTCCTCTCCAATTCCGAATAACTCAATGATAAGTTCATTCACCCCTGTGGAAGTAGCCAACCGAAGCAGCAAGCGAAAAATGGCCACACCTCCAACCCAGTCGCTCAGTAAAAGAGGCAAAATGGAGCAATCGCACCAATTTTATGCAATTGAGAACAAACTTCCCAGtggcgaaaatgggaaagcaACTCCCTACCACTTCAGTAAAAGTGGCATAAATTCCACCCTAAAtgataaaaacgaaatttcCAGAGGGAGACACCCCCTAGGGGAAACACAAACTAACAACCCTAGTGGACAACCCAACCGCAACAACAACGCTGCGACCAGTTTAAGCCAAAACGGAACGGCCTGCAACGTGCTCTATATTGACATTCTAAACGAATCAGCCTTCAAGTGCAAGGAAAATCAAAttattagcaaaaaaataaaaaccagCAAAGtgtttcaaaattttaaaaccaCCCAGGAATTCTCCTACAGCATAAACTACTTCAACGGGTACatcttttcaaaaatgaccagatataaatatttccacAAATGCTTAATAAGGATActaaaggggaagaagaggaaaaggaaaagggcaAGACAAACGCGCAcggcagaaaaggaaaacgagTGTGATACACAGGCTGTACTCACTCCAAACCCGGATAAcccaaaaaagaggaaattatcatatatagaagaagcgaaaaggaaatctTCCCCTAAAAAGGCCCACAAGGAACCCCATAAAGCATCCCACAAATCACCCCCCAATCGAAGCAGCAACGCACTAACCGTGAAggacattttgaaaaatctcTACCTAGACGAATACCTAAAAATCATCAGCGTGGGATGCAAACTCAATTACATCGAAAATTACCTCCTACaggagaaacgaaaaaagagaaTGAAAGATTTGCCCCCAATTTTGTTCGAATTTTTGACGTCCTATTCTTCACTAAATTGTAGCAAGCAACGCATGATCGAAAGTTTTCTCCTAAACAAGAATGATCACTCGCATTTCCCCAACTCGTCAACAAGCTCATTCGtaataaagggaaaaacagaGAGCCATATGACCTCCCCACCGCTTTACACAACAGAGGCGGAAAAACCCACCCACAGTGCCACTACAAATGGAGAACAGAAAAGCACGCGAGCCGCGGACAAACCAGATGAAAAACCAAACAGTGACCATCTGTGCCAACACGACATCAACATTATCAAAAGCAGTGACAAAATATGCgtgttctttttcctctACAGGAAGTTAAAATTTCTCTGCAACATGAATTTAGTAAAACTTAAATTTGAAGAcatgaacaaaaatattcCCCACAAATGGAAACCCAGCGTAGGTtcaaatcaaaaaaatagggaactTAATTTATCCTTCCtagatttaaaaaagaacaatcTGCAGATTATTATCCGGCAAAACGTTAGCATCCATTTGTTCTcgtccaaaaaggggaaaaagaaattgccGATCTACAACATGCTTCGCTACAACCACTTCGAAGAATACTACTACAACCTATATGTAAGTTTCCACGGATGGGTGCCCATGCGGGTTGAGCTGGCGATCCATTTATGCTTCGTTTGATTAGATGCTCAGATGAGTGTATATCCATAAGATGCTAATTCGCACAtctttttattccccccacCTCTTCAGCTAATCGTCGAACGGTTCAAGAAATTCCTCGTTGAAGGCCACctgcaaaaaaatgcgagCGAAAAACTGACCCTACAAGACATTCTCAAGAGctccaaaattaaaaacaaaggaCTGAAGTCTCTCCTGCTGCACAATGCCTACACCAACCAATTATTCCTAACGAGGAAACTCAGAAATCTGTTCATAAGCTTAGTtaaagaagtgaaaaaaaaaaacatttcaaatTCGAAGCTAGCCGAAAATTTAACAACCTACAGGGAATACAACACATTTAGGGAATCATATAACGTCTCTAGAAGTAACATTGAAAAATACTTTTCCATCTTTTACGATTGGTacagtaaagaaaaaaatggaggcgcAACCATGACAGAGAAGGACCTGTCCTTTTCATGCCCCTTCTGCAAcaacgtatatttttttaaaaacgattTGCTCAGCCACATATCTAATGTGCATAATGTGAACAGGAATTTTTCAGACCtcatttccttcttttcaaatTCGAAGCAAATGATACATAAGAAGCTGAGCGATTTTTTGAAGATCAAAAATAGAGTCAAAGAAAACTCGAGCGGCTTCTCGCCCTACAATTTTGGCAGTCATTTGAGTAACCTCAATTTGGCCATCGCATCTAGGGGGAGGAATGCCATAGGTATAGGAGAATCCCACTCACTGCATTACACTGGCCAAACCGCCAACATATGCGGACCCCAAATTGGAGCCCCCTATGatgcatttaaaaaacagTTGGAAAAGGGGCCACAAATGAATCACCCAAGGAGAGCAGTCACTTCATCTAAAGAGATCGAGCTGCCGCACCAAGAATCCACACACATGAAGAGAAAACACACAGAAATGGCTGCTAAGCGAGATAGGGCCAACGGTACACACTATGAAAAACATGCCAATCTTCCCCTAAGCatctgcaaaaaggggaactccAAACATTTGAACAATTTCATAGAAAAAGTAAAGGTAAAATACTCCCTGCGAATAGTTTACATTTATTTCGTAACTGTAATTGTGAAGCTGGCCATGTCGCAGAAATGTttggaaaaagagaaaaaaaaaagggaacgcCAAAATGAGCAATTTCCCCTGGACAAACCGCTcccaaatggagaaaataaTTCCCCATCAGGGTGGACTCTACCAATCAATGATAATGACGAAATGGATAGAAACACCCCACGGGATATTCCAAACGGAGGGGAAGTAACCGGGGCACGATCCTCAAACGAGCGAAAGAAATTGCACgcgaagaagaacaaactgATGAAGGagcgaaggaaaaaagggaggctGCCCAGTGGAGTCACCACTACACACCCAAGTCGTCACCATAAAGGGAACGAACTGAAACGCCGTAACAGACAAAGCGTGGAAGTAGTACCCTCCCCTTCGGAAACGCCAAACCATCTCAACAATTTTGCCTCCATTCAGCTGAGAAAATTCCACGTAATAtaccatttaaaaaataggacAAACTCGGAACCGTACAGAAAGAGCATATGGATTAAGGCAAACAATATGATGGTCGGAAAATTCAAACAGAACGTTTGCATGTACATCCAGAAAAAGCTATTTCTCTATTTCAAAAAGAATAttgttcattattttttcattttgtcgAATGAAAATTTGGCCAGGTGTATTTTGAACTACTTTGCAACGCACATATACAACTGTACCTACACCAACATCAATTATTACTACGATAAGTacataaagaatattttccacttcaaatttatttcgcttgtaaatttgttaaaaatttttataatcaatTATGGGGATCAATACGCGCTGTACAGGGAAATTACCAAACCGTTGtactttcaaaaaatgaaggatataaaaaatgccctaagatttataaaaaaaaaaaattacgtcgTGGATACGTCCTACGTCCTCTCCTATTACATTGCCAATGACCTAGTATGCGACAATGTGTATTCCTACTTAATTTATaaatccattttttacaaaaagaagTTATCTTTATCTTtgaaaaaatcttttttggACAACGTTGTGGATGTTATTTACCTCTATGGGATTTACCACTCGAAGAAAAATGCGGAGAGCGCCCAGGCAGATGCGCTGCACAGAAAGGAGAACATCCCAAACTGTCATTTAGGGGAACTACTCTACCACATCGATGCAGTGTACGACGATGAAGATGGCATAAACGGTCTGGATGCCCATTTTGAGAAATTCCCCAGCAGTGCCACGCCGCAGAACGGTTACAAACATGCCAACTTCGACGCTCAGCCGAATCGGCACCCCCTGCTAAACGGTTTGAACAGCCATACGTATGATCAGGGGGAATGCCCGGTCCGTTCCCACGACTCCAATGATGCCATGCAAAGTGATAACCTCACGAACGGAAGTTCTAATGGAGAATGCACGAAACACTACTTCCAAAAGAAGCTTACAATTTTCGACTTAAATTACTATGTGCATAATTTCCTCAAGGGGGAAATGATCCTGTGCGCGTGTAATAACTACATACTGGCGGATGAGGAGGGCCACACTGGGGGTGGAGACCCCATCGGGGGTGACCACTACGAGGCAGATGACTCCTACCATTTTGGCAACTTCGAGGGGGACCACTACGCGGATGATCACTATGCGGATGATCACTATGCGGAGGATCCCTATGTGGGCAATCCCTATGGGGACGATTCCTACCCCGACGAGGGCGACTCCTCTCAGCGTGGTAGCCAACTGAGCGACATCGAAAAGGAGACCCACCCGCgaggaacagaaaaaaaatgcaaacggAAAAACCACGCACAAAAGTCAAAACGAaccagaaaaaaacgaacgagCAATTCCACCTCTCACAGTTTTaaaggcaaaaggggaaacaaaccAAACGGTGAGGACTACCCAAGCGGCTGCtacaaagaggaagaaaaagccATGAGTTACACATCATCCAGTGCCAACGACTCAGATATATTTGACAACCTTTCAGATGATTTCGAAATTATCAAGCTGCTagaaaatgcaaatgatGGAAGAAAGAAAGTCCTCGGAGGAATAACCAAACATATAAAATGTCTAACGAAGCACGTTAGTGAGTACTTTCCCAATTACTACATCCTAAACCAttgtgaaaagaaaaaaatcgaaaaaagaTTGTCTCAAATTTTCTCCACTggtaaagataaaaattgttccaaATTGAATAACTCCCTGAGGTGGTTATACCACCACACCGGTCAGCAAAACAACAGTCTCTTtacgtattttaaaaaatattgcctACACATATACGAGAATCACATCAGAGGTACGGTGCCGACTAgccaatttaaaaattcccTCCTCCTAAATGTTAATGACACGAATAGGGTTAACTTTGCGAACCTTTTCTGGAAATATGTACAGCAAAATAACTTCCACAACAGCATCATTTATAGTAAGAA belongs to Plasmodium vivax chromosome 3, whole genome shotgun sequence and includes:
- a CDS encoding hypothetical protein, conserved (encoded by transcript PVX_001080A); this encodes MDRVLLKYIFDELCTSFNKKEKTSYSKKKEDSDDNSQNQVNYCITLQELFENLERNKNVHMDVHMKREVLRVLYYCKDVSMSQQGKNAAAPEQLGKPRANSCRAHLDQYNNSVESPLEEDPNSLLNAATEISLYINNIYIYNKHNLFYYERIKECKEKILILLYIVSGKYDGLIQSSLAKYLNMDVKMVHYHLKVLFQYLLIKKISINISSMEKTLDYSNHNAHSNSSSSNTIKLNPSYILYFNIYFIYNLLPIFIKNVLYSQNVLSINKIILHLLKRFIIIPQKILSLIFFKLLIVYNPYYYIQIKKALKIFNSILSHLICKKKIIMCKIKIHSSYENCYLNYENKDKINYDNIINFLILFYYNYDYLIKFINKSCYLMCEDYVQKIEFKNEFFRSNVTKESAWDQLGMHLKRGDTSTQSAQHHSERGALHGKVEHSKGHTIGSTPCRQTDNSAPDGDPPPMSRVHPNESAVDAPQRDIPLGEEENIFMNEKNCNLQINEFKNYMDLNIHDRLNDTDYYSSSHNGKEESSESEFSFLYGNKKADDLPKQTEEINKPIEDGNKKSSSSQSSASSTFDSDSDNNAYTNHSGRNKNLLLNHLSLYNKIKYLIMSKGISGMTTKEISQVLLMSIKKTNTFLSKLVRNKEVVKIPERKDKSFMYRFIDNYMYQYVQKRPRALAGKANQTLQGVIKSDEVAPGEEITVDDQSLKGNRNVLPTDQMMSGSPDQNGSAPPTDNLTVSTIQPTEKPNRYNTTQENFSHIQFNKLNESLNVLNYINTVNEIDMNVLTYIIPKQKDSVDSFANYKDFFDHYVKNFKTFEDKYDLYTCSFHFFYYLKFVLKRDISNSTPRCSSAEVRKQKSQTATLKESTNDETFAMCQDDPTLNKVDSSEKDIDFIKYFMEDTTKLKSNLFIKRLFIFCHFLLSSKVTTFRYLQDLFITIENNGRTIDRKSVQRLFNYSTKINAFFKKYTLLNSKTVKYYFYDSNALSEKQSNDLYAKIQQDYAISSYKHANPNDKTNKEKTEYYNISSGNIISKKFKYTVNIFNDKAKGITDSAQQGGIPTKDDSNVTAQMHSNEADGAYFSSNREKALEEDFIDLTEYPENGPHRGVSSYNFSAPCEDPNMWPITLYNGEANINAPNDNLHGTKDRCNQTGSNLSSPIPNNSMISSFTPVEVANRSSKRKMATPPTQSLSKRGKMEQSHQFYAIENKLPSGENGKATPYHFSKSGINSTLNDKNEISRGRHPLGETQTNNPSGQPNRNNNAATSLSQNGTACNVLYIDILNESAFKCKENQIISKKIKTSKVFQNFKTTQEFSYSINYFNGYIFSKMTRYKYFHKCLIRILKGKKRKRKRARQTRTAEKENECDTQAVLTPNPDNPKKRKLSYIEEAKRKSSPKKAHKEPHKASHKSPPNRSSNALTVKDILKNLYLDEYLKIISVGCKLNYIENYLLQEKRKKRMKDLPPILFEFLTSYSSLNCSKQRMIESFLLNKNDHSHFPNSSTSSFVIKGKTESHMTSPPLYTTEAEKPTHSATTNGEQKSTRAADKPDEKPNSDHLCQHDINIIKSSDKICVFFFLYRKLKFLCNMNLVKLKFEDMNKNIPHKWKPSVGSNQKNRELNLSFLDLKKNNLQIIIRQNVSIHLFSSKKGKKKLPIYNMLRYNHFEEYYYNLYLIVERFKKFLVEGHLQKNASEKLTLQDILKSSKIKNKGLKSLLLHNAYTNQLFLTRKLRNLFISLVKEVKKKNISNSKLAENLTTYREYNTFRESYNVSRSNIEKYFSIFYDWYSKEKNGGATMTEKDLSFSCPFCNNVYFFKNDLLSHISNVHNVNRNFSDLISFFSNSKQMIHKKLSDFLKIKNRVKENSSGFSPYNFGSHLSNLNLAIASRGRNAIGIGESHSLHYTGQTANICGPQIGAPYDAFKKQLEKGPQMNHPRRAVTSSKEIELPHQESTHMKRKHTEMAAKRDRANGTHYEKHANLPLSICKKGNSKHLNNFIEKVKVKYSLRIVYIYFVTVIVKLAMSQKCLEKEKKKRERQNEQFPLDKPLPNGENNSPSGWTLPINDNDEMDRNTPRDIPNGGEVTGARSSNERKKLHAKKNKLMKERRKKGRLPSGVTTTHPSRHHKGNELKRRNRQSVEVVPSPSETPNHLNNFASIQLRKFHVIYHLKNRTNSEPYRKSIWIKANNMMVGKFKQNVCMYIQKKLFLYFKKNIVHYFFILSNENLARCILNYFATHIYNCTYTNINYYYDKYIKNIFHFKFISLVNLLKIFIINYGDQYALYREITKPLYFQKMKDIKNALRFIKKKNYVVDTSYVLSYYIANDLVCDNVYSYLIYKSIFYKKKLSLSLKKSFLDNVVDVIYLYGIYHSKKNAESAQADALHRKENIPNCHLGELLYHIDAVYDDEDGINGLDAHFEKFPSSATPQNGYKHANFDAQPNRHPLLNGLNSHTYDQGECPVRSHDSNDAMQSDNLTNGSSNGECTKHYFQKKLTIFDLNYYVHNFLKGEMILCACNNYILADEEGHTGGGDPIGGDHYEADDSYHFGNFEGDHYADDHYADDHYAEDPYVGNPYGDDSYPDEGDSSQRGSQLSDIEKETHPRGTEKKCKRKNHAQKSKRTRKKRTSNSTSHSFKGKRGNKPNGEDYPSGCYKEEEKAMSYTSSSANDSDIFDNLSDDFEIIKLLENANDGRKKVLGGITKHIKCLTKHVSEYFPNYYILNHCEKKKIEKRLSQIFSTGKDKNCSKLNNSLRWLYHHTGQQNNSLFTYFKKYCLHIYENHIRGTVPTSQFKNSLLLNVNDTNRVNFANLFWKYVQQNNFHNSIIYSKNKLLIYNVSKKSFIDFDWYPQNIHLYNIAYISNAPKRVDSLLDVQVTNLKNSVYWLERDNHKRPKLGNKKRSAHSASLMTNEGQPFEQRYQQKGPEIAPTGGYPKQGKETPAKSPHRCNARKNPFVKKVKVKKGKAKKVNTLKESFIFVTQILYHVFYLSDMLKAYDECADCEGDASEKKQRKIPPSGRLNEMYRGHDNDIAKHHGVMGEGPSSCADSAKCRSDTANREPGEADEEEGPLDDRPIEPPTELPTELPNELPKGDREEHYNLNKFKPNELRVIRMAGRLNGQKAKKRNAAQKEAAHMEIPSKDKTNAQKSPSLFNKIIRKMIFILLTVKKKKKEGRFMDSLKKMYLQEFLKNTTYGKYTQVKKEYDFILFLLHKLNLINIFPLMNTHKIFLPKYHSENNACKRKNVFYEHNVKYPFLNMINIHLANFKLDFKKITERDAEIFEKFLLQRGVLPNGALQIRREKMQNCQKKDTHAVNVEEKYVGKKNVGEKVIYKGRKLAYTDYIYINYTNNNTLRKPNFIPRLILLFNLPCHIIIHDYFFLYLLEYFCKMKESLGEETQSGFKENHIYRTKLGDKLLYLIENKSYPRVIRYIKSIINKACKYFEHMLFSYKRKNDSPFCKSVTLYYFNDDYINVNSFTYMNGSTNVKFIFFYILKVFFYLKANPFSSIFDIYKSIEILSFCDLNFLLRGMCQDNFISFKLMYVSKRSEMYKLNKNYKIVNQFDNLVLNEKKKKKKKKKKKNRALSSLAPPPGKKRACYIFGNSTSSGEALSTDDYDDDDDDDDDDILKKGKRRKKGTDRANSTNRSSWTTPQRMSGAKGANFTLKRGRYCAPANYDAFLEKMMYKKVKLYYVADEGVIFEKYAGTLWG